The Seriola aureovittata isolate HTS-2021-v1 ecotype China chromosome 2, ASM2101889v1, whole genome shotgun sequence genome has a segment encoding these proteins:
- the LOC130183284 gene encoding complement C1q subcomponent subunit C-like, with protein sequence MLHHFFLVIGALISLAAPLLVAMESCPATAMPGMPGIPGLPGRDGRDGEKGEKGDPGAEWRGGLGPQKGEKGEPGLMGFDGKRGQSGEPGQPGKLGLAGPPGEPGEPGSTGAMEKAAFSVARGTNEYPDKASVIRFTTVITNINDDYNTDTGRFRCRVPGTYYFVFHASLEDRLCVLLKLDNNLLTSFCDHRRGRRQVTSGGLAVYLSRDQEVWLETKDYRGMRGKPSGYSIFSGFLLHPH encoded by the exons atgctccatCATTTTTTTCTCGTGATTGGAGCCTTGATCTCATTGGCTGCGCCCCTGCTCGTCGCCATGGAGTCCTGCCCAGCAACAGCGATGCCCGGGATGCCAG GTATTCCCGGTCTGCCCGGCAGAGACGGTCGTGacggagagaaaggagagaaaggcgACCCAG GAGCGGAGTGGCGAGGCGGCCTCGGCCCacagaagggagagaaaggggagcCGGGGCTGATGGGATTTGATGGTAAACGAGGTCAGAGCGGGGAACCAGGGCAACCAGGGAAGCTGGGGCTTGCCGGACCtccaggagaaccaggagaacCCGG GTCGACCGGAGCCATGGAGAAAGCCGCCTTCAGCGTGGCCAGAGGAACCAACGAATACCCAGACAAAGCCAGCGTCATTCGGTTCACCACAGTCATCACCAACATCAACGACGACTACAACACCGACACAGGACGCTTCAG gtgtCGGGTCCCGGGAACCTACTACTTTGTGTTCCACGCCTCTTTGGAGGACCgactgtgtgtgctgctgaaGCTGGACAACAACCTGCTGACATCCTTCTGCGATCATCGCCGTGGGAGGAGACAG GTGACCTCGGGCGGCCTGGCGGTTTACTTGTCAAGGGATCAGGAGGTTTGGCTGGAGACAAAAGACTACAGAGGGATGAGAGGAAAACCGAGCGGTTACAGCATCTTCTCCGGTTTCCTGCTGCACCCTCACTGA